A genomic region of Nitrosopumilaceae archaeon contains the following coding sequences:
- the pstC gene encoding phosphate ABC transporter permease subunit PstC produces MSLDAKIVSMMRIPLKSGSRFVDKFFKIGAAMAATYVLAIILLIVVNLVSGSAPVWQKEGLGFLTGSDWNSEEGRESYGAAPYILGTFVTAGIAMAIGVPISIGIAMFLSELAPKIMRTPLSLIIELLAAVPSVIYGLWGLFVFRLYLKDWVETPLHNLFGDNSVVFSGAPFGLDIFTASVVLAIMIIPTISTISREIMLAVPNSQREAAYMLGATKWEVFRLAVIPYSKSGLIGAAILGLGRAVGETMAVTMLIGNSTGAAAFPTSLFQPGQTMSSIMANEFAEASQAGLHMSALIGIGLILFIVALGINMVAHLLVARVIKSHEGAVQA; encoded by the coding sequence TTGTCTCTAGATGCAAAAATTGTATCTATGATGAGAATTCCATTAAAATCTGGTTCACGTTTTGTAGATAAATTTTTCAAAATAGGCGCTGCTATGGCTGCTACATATGTACTGGCAATCATTCTATTGATTGTAGTTAATCTGGTATCAGGATCTGCTCCAGTATGGCAAAAAGAAGGTCTTGGCTTTCTGACAGGCTCTGATTGGAACTCTGAAGAAGGAAGAGAAAGTTATGGTGCTGCTCCATACATACTTGGTACATTTGTTACTGCTGGAATAGCAATGGCGATCGGAGTGCCCATAAGCATAGGCATTGCAATGTTTTTGTCAGAACTTGCTCCTAAAATTATGCGGACTCCACTTTCATTAATAATAGAATTACTTGCTGCAGTTCCAAGTGTGATATACGGCTTGTGGGGGCTTTTTGTTTTTAGATTATATCTGAAAGACTGGGTTGAGACTCCACTTCATAATTTATTTGGAGATAACTCTGTAGTTTTCTCAGGGGCCCCTTTTGGTTTGGATATTTTCACAGCAAGTGTAGTTCTAGCTATTATGATAATTCCTACAATTTCTACGATTTCAAGAGAAATAATGCTTGCAGTTCCAAACAGTCAACGTGAAGCTGCTTACATGCTTGGTGCTACAAAATGGGAAGTATTCAGATTAGCTGTTATACCATATTCTAAATCTGGTCTTATTGGTGCTGCCATACTTGGTCTTGGTAGAGCAGTTGGTGAAACAATGGCTGTTACAATGCTAATAGGAAATTCTACTGGTGCAGCAGCGTTTCCAACTTCACTTTTCCAGCCAGGACAAACAATGTCAAGTATAATGGCAAATGAATTTGCTGAAGCGTCACAAGCAGGATTACACATGTCTGCTTTAATTGGAATAGGACTGATTCTATTTATCGTAGCACTTGGGATTAATATGGTGGCACATCTTCTTGTTGCCCGAGTAATAAAATCACATGAAGGAGCTGTGCAGGCATGA
- the pstA gene encoding phosphate ABC transporter permease PstA, which produces MITVEQRAEFRKHFRYNVGRRLVIDKIVKGVVFGCVVLAIVPLGSILIEVFTNGSAALSIEFLTQIPGAVGSADAGGIGPAIQGTIVLIGMSSLIGVPVGVMGGIFLSEYGDNRYGRTIRFFNDVLAEFPTIVIGIFAFVMIVLTLGNFSVWAGTFALSIIMLPIITRTTEESLKLVPITYREAAFALGIKRWAVITKIILSQAKNGLVTGILLAVARIAGETAPLIFTILGSSQFMAGFDGPIDALPLRIWRLSSLPYDNAVAQGWGAALVLILMVLSINIGVRYIVLRKKGRGLKLRMLGGAL; this is translated from the coding sequence ATGATTACAGTTGAACAAAGGGCAGAATTTAGAAAACATTTCAGATATAACGTAGGTAGAAGATTAGTAATAGACAAGATTGTAAAAGGAGTTGTTTTTGGTTGTGTTGTTTTAGCTATTGTACCGCTAGGAAGTATTTTGATTGAAGTTTTCACAAATGGCTCTGCTGCTCTAAGTATAGAATTTCTTACACAGATCCCAGGAGCTGTAGGAAGTGCAGACGCTGGTGGAATAGGACCCGCAATTCAAGGAACTATTGTATTAATTGGCATGTCTAGTCTGATTGGTGTTCCGGTAGGAGTAATGGGAGGAATTTTCCTTTCAGAATATGGTGACAACAGATATGGAAGAACAATTCGATTCTTTAATGATGTATTGGCAGAATTTCCAACTATTGTAATTGGCATCTTTGCATTTGTTATGATCGTTCTTACTCTAGGAAATTTTTCAGTTTGGGCTGGCACTTTTGCACTTTCAATTATAATGCTGCCTATTATTACAAGAACCACTGAGGAATCACTTAAACTAGTTCCAATTACATACAGGGAAGCAGCATTTGCACTTGGGATAAAAAGATGGGCTGTAATTACAAAAATAATTCTTTCTCAAGCAAAAAATGGCTTGGTGACAGGAATTTTACTTGCTGTTGCAAGAATTGCAGGTGAAACAGCACCTTTGATTTTTACAATTCTTGGTAGTAGTCAGTTTATGGCTGGTTTTGACGGTCCAATTGATGCACTGCCACTTAGAATTTGGAGACTTTCATCACTTCCATATGATAACGCAGTGGCACAAGGTTGGGGAGCAGCATTAGTTTTAATATTAATGGTACTTTCAATAAATATCGGAGTTCGATATATCGTGTTGAGAAAGAAAGGAAGAGGACTCAAACTTAGGATGCTAGGAGGTGCTCTATAA
- the pstB gene encoding phosphate ABC transporter ATP-binding protein PstB encodes METIEKLPTKIITTENPKYKLIAENIVASYDGVVAVKNITMKFRDKAVTALIGPSGCGKTTFLRCLNRMHELTKNAKIEGRVLLDGEDLYTNKQDPIINRRKIGMVFQKPNPFPTMSIYDNVAAGLKLNGLRNKSVIDDIVEGCLKMVYLWDEVKSDLKKPGMSLSGGQQQRLCIARALAIQPEVLLMDEPASALDPIATQKIEEMINELKKEYTIIIVTHNMQQATRVSDYTGFMYLGDLIEFGETKQIFENPRNETTARYVQGQFG; translated from the coding sequence ATGGAAACAATAGAAAAATTACCAACTAAAATTATTACTACAGAAAATCCAAAATACAAACTCATAGCAGAAAATATTGTTGCAAGCTACGATGGTGTTGTAGCAGTAAAAAATATCACGATGAAATTCCGAGACAAAGCAGTCACAGCTTTGATTGGTCCGTCTGGATGTGGTAAAACGACATTCTTAAGATGTTTGAACAGAATGCATGAATTAACAAAAAATGCCAAAATTGAAGGCAGAGTTTTACTTGATGGCGAGGATCTCTATACTAACAAACAGGATCCAATTATTAATAGAAGAAAGATTGGCATGGTTTTTCAAAAACCAAATCCTTTCCCCACAATGTCAATTTATGATAACGTTGCAGCTGGTTTGAAATTAAACGGTCTTAGAAATAAATCCGTGATTGATGATATAGTTGAAGGGTGCCTTAAAATGGTCTACTTGTGGGATGAAGTGAAAAGCGACTTGAAAAAACCAGGAATGAGTCTTTCAGGCGGTCAACAACAGCGTCTCTGTATTGCAAGAGCACTTGCTATACAGCCCGAAGTACTCTTAATGGACGAGCCTGCTTCAGCACTTGATCCAATAGCGACTCAAAAAATTGAAGAAATGATAAACGAATTAAAAAAAGAATATACCATAATTATAGTGACACATAATATGCAACAGGCAACTAGGGTTTCAGATTATACTGGCTTTATGTATCTAGGGGATTTGATAGAATTTGGGGAAACAAAACAAATATTTGAGAACCCTAGGAATGAAACTACGGCAAGATATGTACAAGGCCAGTTTGGATAA
- a CDS encoding phosphate uptake regulator PhoU: MTRLIDPHLTHLSELMQQMCDLSIKSINLAIDSYLGGQNARNEVHEISNQILNLYDQVGDLTFDMILRYQPVASDFRLIRSSIEISYGFTRFGRYAYDITVVRDTFGDLSECKNEVIYTLSGEIKHMINLAVQSFARLDLDTVKQLLTDEDLVDKYYNKHLPTLINSKNTKCALADALVLRYLERIADHAAFIGESVTYIVTGKRKTH; the protein is encoded by the coding sequence ATGACGCGTCTTATAGATCCGCATCTTACGCACTTGTCTGAATTGATGCAACAAATGTGTGATTTATCTATCAAAAGCATAAACTTGGCCATCGATTCATATCTTGGTGGGCAAAATGCACGAAACGAGGTTCACGAAATTTCTAACCAAATATTGAATTTGTATGATCAAGTGGGAGATTTGACATTTGATATGATCTTAAGGTATCAACCAGTAGCAAGCGATTTTAGATTGATTAGATCATCAATTGAAATTTCATATGGATTTACTCGATTTGGAAGATATGCATATGATATTACTGTAGTGAGGGATACGTTTGGAGATCTTTCAGAATGTAAAAATGAAGTAATATACACACTTTCTGGTGAAATAAAACATATGATTAATCTAGCAGTACAAAGTTTTGCTAGACTTGATTTAGACACAGTAAAGCAGCTTTTAACAGATGAAGATCTTGTTGATAAATACTATAACAAACACCTTCCAACACTGATTAACTCAAAGAATACAAAATGTGCCCTTGCTGATGCGCTTGTTCTTAGATATCTAGAAAGAATAGCTGATCATGCTGCTTTCATAGGTGAATCTGTCACTTATATCGTGACAGGAAAGCGTAAAACTCACTAG
- the pstS gene encoding phosphate ABC transporter substrate-binding protein PstS: MLILVIPATSLNIIAQSALSLNAAGATFPFPLIDKWRVEYNKIHPDVTLNYQSIGSGAGIKLHTTKAVDFAASDAPLQPSESSAAPGTLHIPETIGAVTITYDIPGIAKGLKLTGPVIANIFSGNITHWNDKMISTLNPDLTLPNQQIVVAHRSDGSGTTFVFTSYLSKVSPDWQTKIGQGKSVPWPLGVGGSGNAGVAGIVKSTPYSIGYVELAYVMQNNMTYAFVQNADGTAFVEPTLDTIAADAASAATNLPSADGDWSKISIVNEPGNNSYPISSFTYLLVYKDLSQIKGMTQDKAKAIVDFLNWAIHDGQQFSSSLLYVPLPDAVVKLDEQGISQIQYNGGPVPEFGTITALVLAIAIISIIAVSAKTGLRFVPKY, encoded by the coding sequence ATGCTTATCTTAGTCATACCGGCAACATCCCTTAACATAATAGCACAATCTGCATTGAGTCTAAATGCAGCAGGTGCAACATTCCCGTTTCCTCTAATTGATAAGTGGAGAGTTGAATATAACAAGATTCATCCAGACGTCACATTAAATTATCAATCAATTGGTAGTGGTGCAGGAATTAAACTACATACAACCAAAGCAGTTGATTTTGCTGCATCTGATGCACCATTACAACCATCTGAATCTTCTGCAGCACCTGGAACATTACATATTCCAGAAACGATTGGCGCAGTCACTATCACATATGACATTCCAGGAATTGCTAAAGGTCTAAAATTAACTGGTCCTGTTATTGCGAATATTTTTAGCGGTAACATAACTCACTGGAATGACAAAATGATATCAACATTAAACCCAGATCTAACCTTACCAAATCAACAAATTGTTGTAGCCCATCGTTCTGATGGGTCTGGTACAACTTTTGTATTTACAAGCTATCTTTCTAAAGTTAGTCCTGATTGGCAAACCAAAATTGGACAAGGAAAGAGTGTTCCATGGCCATTAGGAGTTGGAGGCTCAGGAAATGCAGGAGTTGCAGGAATAGTTAAGAGTACTCCGTATAGCATTGGGTATGTAGAACTAGCTTATGTGATGCAAAATAACATGACATATGCATTTGTTCAAAATGCAGATGGAACGGCATTTGTAGAACCAACTCTTGACACTATAGCAGCTGATGCAGCATCTGCGGCAACAAATCTACCTTCTGCAGATGGTGATTGGAGCAAAATATCTATAGTTAACGAACCAGGAAATAACTCGTATCCTATTTCATCATTTACTTATCTTTTGGTATACAAGGATTTATCACAAATAAAGGGAATGACCCAGGACAAAGCAAAAGCAATAGTTGACTTTCTCAATTGGGCAATTCATGACGGACAACAATTTTCATCATCATTGCTTTATGTACCATTGCCAGACGCAGTGGTAAAATTAGACGAACAAGGAATTTCACAAATACAATACAATGGTGGACCTGTTCCAGAATTTGGTACAATAACAGCTCTAGTACTTGCAATTGCAATTATATCTATAATCGCTGTTTCTGCAAAGACTGGACTAAGATTCGTACCAAAATACTAG
- the pstS gene encoding phosphate ABC transporter substrate-binding protein PstS encodes MLILIVPTTSLSAHADTVPPAPLDSDKYTIKAAGATFPFPLIDKWRVDYNAQYPGINLNYQAVGSGAGVNLYTKKVVDFGASDAPLQPSEAVKAPNTLHIPETMGAIVMTYNLPEFQKTGLKLTGPVIADIFLGKISTWNNPAIAKLNPGVTLSANKIVLVHRSDGSGTTFAFTDYLSKVSPAFKGRIGQGKSVPWITGVGGSGNAGVAAIVKKVPWSMGYVELAYAKTNKFAGSNIPMTYAYIQNHDKTAFLDATVDTTLAAGQGAVTSMPQSDGDWSHVSINNAPGANAYPIATYTYLLVNENIDKIKGMDAQKASDLVHMLYWFVTDGQQRSTKLLYVPLPSSVVQIDESGLHKIMFNGKPVWPSSGY; translated from the coding sequence ATGCTTATCCTAATAGTACCGACAACATCACTTAGTGCACATGCAGACACCGTACCACCTGCACCACTTGATAGTGACAAGTACACGATAAAAGCAGCAGGTGCAACTTTTCCATTTCCGCTAATTGATAAGTGGAGAGTTGACTACAATGCTCAATATCCTGGAATTAATCTAAACTATCAAGCAGTTGGAAGTGGAGCTGGCGTAAATCTCTACACTAAAAAGGTGGTTGATTTTGGCGCATCTGATGCACCATTGCAACCAAGTGAAGCAGTAAAAGCACCAAACACACTACACATTCCTGAGACAATGGGTGCAATTGTAATGACCTATAATCTTCCAGAATTCCAAAAAACTGGATTAAAGCTAACAGGTCCGGTCATAGCTGATATATTTTTGGGAAAGATATCAACATGGAACAACCCTGCAATTGCAAAGCTAAACCCAGGTGTTACACTTTCTGCAAACAAAATTGTTCTTGTACATCGTTCTGATGGTTCAGGTACAACATTTGCTTTTACGGACTATCTTTCTAAAGTAAGTCCGGCGTTCAAAGGAAGAATTGGACAAGGCAAATCAGTACCATGGATTACAGGAGTAGGTGGTTCAGGAAATGCAGGAGTAGCAGCAATTGTAAAGAAAGTGCCTTGGTCTATGGGTTATGTAGAACTGGCATATGCAAAAACAAACAAGTTTGCTGGATCCAACATACCTATGACATATGCATACATACAAAACCATGACAAGACTGCATTTTTGGATGCTACTGTGGATACTACATTAGCTGCAGGCCAAGGAGCTGTGACATCAATGCCACAATCTGATGGTGACTGGAGCCATGTATCTATAAACAATGCGCCAGGAGCTAACGCATATCCAATTGCAACCTACACGTATCTATTGGTCAATGAAAACATTGACAAGATAAAGGGAATGGATGCACAAAAAGCAAGTGATCTAGTTCACATGTTGTACTGGTTTGTAACAGACGGACAACAAAGATCAACAAAGCTATTGTATGTGCCATTGCCTAGCAGTGTAGTACAAATTGATGAAAGCGGTCTTCATAAAATAATGTTCAATGGCAAGCCAGTGTGGCCTTCCAGTGGATATTAG
- a CDS encoding DUF47 family protein translates to MYSGELEVQAKRKALAVLQDEINRILNAVRDLATLPGLIIKPDKAEIKQVLERIKNTEDEVESLRRKITREIADVGGLMMNRENLLHTAYVTDEIAGFITGIAFKLSNIKAVTLKKEKLDKDISDLIALAVDQIYKLNEIVRALSGNSIVAIDLAHESQKIERSVDEKYRELTIKVLDEIANTRELLLLKDVVEAIEEMSDKCLEVSDSCIVLALSL, encoded by the coding sequence ATGTATAGTGGGGAATTAGAGGTTCAAGCGAAGCGAAAGGCGCTTGCCGTTTTGCAAGATGAAATAAACCGAATCTTAAATGCAGTAAGAGATCTTGCCACATTACCAGGACTCATAATAAAACCAGACAAGGCAGAAATCAAGCAAGTCCTTGAAAGAATAAAAAATACAGAAGACGAGGTGGAATCGTTACGTCGAAAGATAACAAGGGAGATTGCAGACGTTGGTGGTCTTATGATGAACAGAGAGAATCTTTTACACACAGCTTATGTCACAGATGAAATTGCTGGATTTATCACAGGAATTGCTTTCAAACTATCAAACATCAAAGCTGTCACTCTAAAAAAAGAAAAACTTGACAAAGACATTTCGGATTTAATTGCGCTTGCTGTAGACCAAATATACAAGCTAAATGAAATTGTGCGGGCATTAAGTGGAAATTCCATAGTGGCAATTGATCTTGCTCATGAATCACAAAAAATAGAACGAAGTGTTGATGAAAAATACCGTGAACTTACCATCAAAGTTTTAGACGAAATTGCAAATACAAGAGAGTTGTTATTACTCAAAGATGTTGTCGAGGCAATTGAAGAGATGTCTGACAAATGTCTTGAAGTTTCTGATTCTTGCATTGTGTTAGCTTTGAGTTTGTAG
- a CDS encoding ATP-dependent DNA ligase, protein MKFSLVAETLKFMEGTTKRLELTKYLVDLFKITPPEIISQVVYLLQGKLRPDHEGIEMGIAEKIAIKAISKSAGIPAKKIQQEYNKVGDFGQAASKILEQKTQTTFLTQDITVERVYDTLYKIAELKGARSQDMKMKYISSLLNDATPIEAGFILKIITNSLRLGIADFTILDALAIAFTGTKENRGMLEHAYNVSSDLGKVAAAVAKDGIDAIKNFKVAVFSPVRPMLAERVKSPQEAHEKMGDEFAAEYKLDGERVQVHLQGEKIILYSRSLENITNYYPDIVEKIGSAIKANEVILEAEAVAINEDSGEFLAFQELMHRRRKYGVAKAVSQYPITVNFFDIMFVDGKSCLDIQYKERRKILEKLVKEDTFAKLVPMTIVKNDNDVEDFLENAINVGCEGLMLKQLDGTYKAGARGSNWLKLKREYRNELGDSLDLVVIGAFYGRGRRTGKYGALLLATYNNETDTFSSICKVGTGFTDESLDQFYQILSDKITIKKNLRIESGLEADVWFEPEVVIEVVASEITLSPIHKTAMDAIRKGSGLALRFPKFTGRIRLEKTPENATTDQEIISLYNGQKRVVQEEKQNYL, encoded by the coding sequence ATGAAATTTTCACTAGTAGCAGAGACATTAAAATTCATGGAGGGTACAACAAAACGACTAGAATTAACAAAATATCTGGTTGATTTATTTAAGATCACTCCTCCAGAAATTATTTCACAGGTAGTTTATCTTTTGCAGGGCAAGTTAAGACCTGATCATGAAGGAATAGAAATGGGCATTGCTGAAAAAATCGCAATAAAAGCAATATCAAAATCTGCTGGCATACCAGCAAAAAAAATCCAGCAAGAATATAACAAGGTGGGAGATTTTGGTCAAGCTGCTTCAAAAATATTGGAGCAAAAAACACAAACAACATTTCTTACGCAAGACATTACGGTTGAAAGAGTTTATGATACATTGTACAAGATTGCAGAATTAAAAGGAGCACGTTCTCAGGATATGAAAATGAAATACATTTCTAGTCTCTTAAATGATGCAACCCCGATCGAAGCAGGGTTTATCCTTAAGATAATTACAAACTCTTTACGATTAGGTATTGCTGATTTTACTATTCTAGACGCTCTTGCAATTGCATTTACAGGAACAAAAGAAAACCGCGGGATGCTAGAACATGCATACAATGTATCAAGTGATTTGGGCAAGGTAGCAGCAGCTGTTGCAAAAGATGGAATAGATGCGATAAAAAATTTCAAAGTTGCTGTATTTAGTCCTGTGAGGCCAATGCTTGCAGAAAGGGTCAAGAGTCCACAAGAGGCACATGAGAAAATGGGCGATGAATTTGCTGCAGAATACAAACTAGATGGGGAACGTGTACAAGTACATCTCCAAGGTGAAAAAATAATTCTTTATTCTCGAAGTCTTGAAAACATTACAAACTATTATCCTGATATTGTTGAAAAAATTGGTAGTGCAATTAAGGCAAATGAAGTGATCTTAGAGGCCGAAGCTGTTGCAATCAATGAAGATTCTGGAGAATTTCTTGCATTTCAGGAACTTATGCACCGCAGACGAAAATACGGGGTAGCAAAAGCAGTATCACAGTATCCTATTACTGTGAATTTTTTTGACATCATGTTTGTAGACGGTAAAAGCTGTCTTGATATACAATATAAAGAGCGACGAAAAATACTAGAGAAACTAGTAAAAGAAGACACCTTTGCAAAACTCGTACCTATGACAATTGTAAAAAACGATAACGATGTGGAAGATTTCCTAGAAAACGCAATTAATGTTGGGTGTGAAGGACTGATGTTAAAACAACTCGATGGCACTTACAAAGCTGGTGCCAGAGGAAGTAACTGGCTCAAGCTCAAACGCGAATATAGAAATGAGTTAGGCGACAGTTTGGATCTTGTTGTCATTGGAGCATTTTATGGAAGAGGTAGGAGGACCGGTAAATATGGAGCATTGTTGCTTGCAACTTATAACAATGAAACTGATACGTTTTCCAGCATATGTAAAGTAGGAACTGGATTTACTGACGAAAGTTTAGATCAGTTTTATCAGATTCTTTCTGACAAGATAACTATAAAGAAAAATCTGAGAATTGAAAGCGGCCTTGAAGCAGATGTTTGGTTTGAGCCCGAAGTTGTAATTGAAGTGGTAGCTTCAGAAATCACACTTAGTCCGATACACAAAACAGCAATGGATGCAATTAGAAAGGGAAGTGGTCTGGCACTTCGTTTTCCAAAGTTCACTGGAAGGATACGATTAGAGAAAACTCCTGAAAATGCCACAACTGATCAAGAGATAATTTCATTGTATAATGGACAAAAAAGAGTGGTTCAGGAAGAGAAGCAAAACTACCTTTAA
- a CDS encoding MarR family transcriptional regulator, whose product MGGAKKKSPAQAEKSQTAEAAKKEGPKKGEKKDQKSKTNISVIIDENQAMNFIKSAKVFTVQEVSRQTGVKISTANAFLLNLLQKGSVKRISGHSGHHIYQPA is encoded by the coding sequence ATGGGTGGAGCAAAGAAAAAATCTCCGGCACAAGCTGAAAAATCACAAACAGCTGAAGCTGCAAAGAAGGAAGGGCCAAAGAAAGGAGAGAAGAAAGATCAAAAGTCAAAAACTAACATCTCTGTAATAATTGATGAGAATCAAGCAATGAATTTCATTAAAAGTGCCAAAGTTTTCACTGTACAAGAAGTATCAAGACAAACAGGAGTAAAGATTTCTACTGCAAACGCCTTTTTACTGAATCTGTTACAAAAAGGATCAGTTAAAAGAATAAGTGGACATAGCGGACATCATATCTATCAGCCTGCCTGA
- a CDS encoding cyclophilin-like fold protein — protein sequence MSTGSVSKIEAILKIKGKSELKFELKRHLAPKTVGNLTRSVPLEGNAHMMGNSFAYMETRVNTGGEKLRTQFKKGDVAFMAANGSICFFVNDFESTKSMTLIGKVTSNIDALNEVKPGDVFLITQAG from the coding sequence ATGAGCACAGGATCAGTTTCAAAAATAGAGGCTATTTTGAAGATAAAAGGCAAATCAGAATTGAAATTTGAGTTAAAACGTCACTTGGCACCAAAAACAGTCGGTAATCTTACTAGATCTGTACCATTGGAAGGAAATGCACACATGATGGGAAACAGCTTTGCATATATGGAAACTCGGGTAAACACTGGTGGAGAAAAACTGCGAACCCAATTCAAAAAGGGTGATGTTGCTTTTATGGCTGCAAACGGATCCATCTGTTTTTTTGTAAATGATTTTGAATCTACAAAATCAATGACACTCATAGGGAAGGTAACATCAAACATTGATGCACTCAACGAAGTAAAACCCGGAGATGTATTTTTGATAACTCAGGCAGGCTGA
- a CDS encoding DNA-directed RNA polymerase subunit K: MSDEPEEIIPDTEEVPAEPEEVEPVVEVVETVEAEVTEEDGEKVVAKKEKRAKKGDLSPEELAEQERLQKIIDAREIIEIDPTHTPVEYETTTKGKIMIGPPTLTRFEKARILGARALQLSLGAPPFITIPKEVATSLDLAYTELERRVIPITIRRVLPNGDFQNISIDLFN; this comes from the coding sequence ATGTCCGATGAACCTGAGGAGATTATTCCAGATACTGAAGAAGTTCCAGCAGAGCCAGAAGAAGTAGAACCAGTAGTAGAAGTTGTAGAGACTGTTGAGGCTGAGGTTACTGAGGAAGATGGAGAGAAGGTAGTAGCAAAGAAAGAAAAAAGAGCAAAAAAGGGTGATCTTTCTCCAGAAGAACTAGCAGAGCAAGAAAGACTGCAAAAAATTATTGATGCGAGAGAGATAATTGAGATAGACCCAACTCATACACCTGTAGAATATGAAACTACTACCAAAGGCAAGATAATGATAGGTCCGCCCACATTAACTCGTTTTGAAAAAGCCAGAATTTTGGGCGCAAGAGCTTTACAATTATCGCTTGGAGCACCACCATTCATAACAATTCCAAAAGAAGTTGCGACTTCACTTGATCTAGCTTATACCGAACTTGAAAGGCGTGTTATCCCAATTACTATTAGGCGAGTATTACCAAACGGGGATTTCCAGAACATATCGATAGATCTTTTTAACTAA
- a CDS encoding DNA-binding protein: MSEIKEEETQLIGKPSFSNEGKVFVIREEPVMECALDVLMDLGNSGQVTLVAKGNAIPTAVAVANVVTENMMKGNSKIVDISVDSENGSGKYGMTLISTIKIIIAKTN; the protein is encoded by the coding sequence TTGAGTGAAATAAAAGAAGAGGAAACTCAACTTATTGGCAAACCTTCCTTTTCAAACGAAGGAAAGGTATTTGTAATAAGAGAAGAGCCTGTGATGGAATGTGCACTTGACGTATTAATGGATCTTGGAAATTCTGGTCAAGTCACACTGGTAGCCAAAGGTAATGCAATTCCTACTGCAGTTGCAGTAGCTAATGTTGTAACAGAAAACATGATGAAAGGAAATTCCAAAATTGTTGACATTTCAGTGGATAGTGAAAATGGATCAGGTAAATACGGGATGACCTTGATTTCTACTATAAAAATAATAATTGCTAAAACAAACTAA
- a CDS encoding transcriptional regulator, giving the protein MLLPAEIETKTLIPAIRAILAKKLIEEHSIREEEVSKLLGVTQAAISNYVRGTRGDPILINKLLEVKEVSEMINDICNNLSSNMAYTPASLSKFIGLCNYIKSSLLICDIHHNLETNIDEAICKECENMLLKGPGTSF; this is encoded by the coding sequence ATGCTACTTCCGGCAGAAATTGAAACAAAAACACTGATACCTGCCATACGTGCCATACTTGCAAAAAAACTCATTGAAGAGCACAGCATACGTGAGGAAGAGGTGTCTAAGCTCCTTGGCGTAACACAAGCAGCAATAAGCAACTACGTGAGAGGAACTAGAGGAGATCCAATTCTCATAAACAAGCTACTTGAAGTAAAAGAAGTATCAGAGATGATAAATGATATTTGTAACAATCTTTCATCAAACATGGCATATACACCAGCAAGTCTTTCAAAATTCATTGGTCTTTGCAATTACATAAAATCTAGTTTGCTAATATGCGACATTCACCACAATTTGGAGACAAACATTGATGAAGCAATATGCAAAGAATGTGAAAATATGTTGTTAAAGGGACCTGGAACTTCGTTTTAG